The sequence below is a genomic window from Eleginops maclovinus isolate JMC-PN-2008 ecotype Puerto Natales chromosome 20, JC_Emac_rtc_rv5, whole genome shotgun sequence.
GCCCttagatgaaatggaggaaaaattaaacaactgtcacactgatttcatgttcactattaaagcatattacttcaggtaaatcgatataggacttttaccttggtggaatctgtcagacagtgatgatTCTCTGAATATACGGGAGTCATGGACTGACCCTGGCCACCTTGCATCCAGGCTTGTGATCATATAGTGGTGATCGCATGTCATCTAAGAATATGTGCACAGGTAAGGAACATAACAGGTGAGGCATGCTGTTGCGCATGTAAATGACACCACcccatgcagaggacaggaaatcaTTCTACATGACAACAGGAATTCACAGGTTGACATTACCTATTCCAATGAATCGTGGACTGTACAATGTACGCCTACTGTTAATCTGTTAGTCTTGTGTATTACCTGGacattgatggtgtgtttggactTTCTATTCACAAAATCCCGCTCATGCTCTCCCAGGGGTGCACTGATAGGAATGTGCGTACAATCAATGGCTCCAATTACTCTTGGGAAACCTAGATATTTTGTTAGTCAAATCAGTTGCCAGtcacaattatgaaatgtgcaaattacctATTTTTAGATTAGTGGCATATTACCAGCGATTGCATAGAACCCTTCTTTTATCTGACGTGCAGGCAAATGGCCAgggaatacaacaaatgcatccaccagTTTAGTGAGAGCAAGTACCACCTTCCGTATCACCCGGCATACAGTGTTCTTACTCAGGTTTTCAGCATCACCGatggaatacatatattgtccgCTGGCGAAATAGCGcaatgaaagacataacatttgctcGATTGTGAGGGCCTGACTTCGGCGGGTTACATTAGAGACGTCCGCCTCGAGCAGCTGGCATAGGTAACGAATTCCCTCAGCTGAGAATCTATATCTTTCATGGAGAACATCGTCCGGGTACGCCAGCGGATTCTGGCGGTCTCTAAATACCCTCGCCCTCCGAAGAGAGCCCCTCACAATCTGCGCGCCTATATCGTACGGATCGTCCAGGTATGCTGGCATTGTCTTTAGGGGACATGTCGGTGGAGGAGTGG
It includes:
- the LOC134882299 gene encoding putative nuclease HARBI1, with the protein product MPAYLDDPYDIGAQIVRGSLRRARVFRDRQNPLAYPDDVLHERYRFSAEGIRYLCQLLEADVSNVTRRSQALTIEQMLCLSLRYFASGQYMYSIGDAENLSKNTVCRVIRKVVLALTKLVDAFVVFPGHLPARQIKEGFYAIAGFPRVIGAIDCTHIPISAPLGEHERDFVNRKSKHTINVQMTCDHHYMITSLDARWPGSVHDSRIFRESSLSDRFHQGQFDGILLGDRGYACMKFLITPFPDPQTRQQRSFNHAHSVTRARIEMTFGILKARFACLKVLRVKPDRACQTIAACVVLQNVATIRKERVPPHDPPPPPDITDPITLDHPTGRAVRDAITNQFFQ